A window from bacterium BMS3Abin08 encodes these proteins:
- a CDS encoding von Willebrand factor type A domain protein encodes MSKHVRCLFSVLVMLFVCSLVFSQAQAASNVLFILDASGSMAQKFGDRTKMQAAKDVFKSLLSDLPRDVNVGLEVYGHHGNKDCSVIEVMDPVAQLDAAAIQANVDKLTPQKGATPIAASMEKAAEALKSVHGDKAIVLISDGKETCDGDPATVAKKLRSKGINITTHVVGLGVKDEEKAQLASIAMAGGGKYYSANNAEQLKQSLAEIKEAVVKKDSRIIFDEGFNGEFLSDKWNIINPDEDNMIVEDGYLTVLLQPGWPSEGKAKNIVAFTGRLPRSYEVYVKFETEMVDFPSFRAWETQRSGVILYSGKDNFILLTTTTGPVNEGHPVKLAFDKYKKGKWLPGYAVVVSRKRGMATYEIKIQKKKHTYTAFFKDAKGNWVSIGAFTDLRGKYKPAIVAFRAPNARETKTNFDRFVITSLE; translated from the coding sequence ATGTCCAAACATGTTCGTTGTCTGTTTTCGGTACTGGTCATGCTCTTTGTGTGTAGCTTGGTATTCAGCCAGGCTCAGGCTGCATCCAATGTGCTGTTTATTTTGGATGCGTCGGGGAGCATGGCCCAGAAGTTCGGAGACCGGACCAAGATGCAGGCGGCCAAGGATGTGTTCAAGTCCCTGCTATCTGATCTGCCCAGGGATGTCAACGTTGGTCTTGAGGTCTATGGCCATCATGGCAACAAGGATTGTTCGGTCATCGAGGTGATGGATCCGGTGGCGCAGTTGGATGCGGCTGCGATTCAGGCCAATGTTGACAAACTGACGCCTCAAAAGGGAGCAACGCCGATAGCCGCTTCGATGGAAAAGGCAGCGGAAGCGCTCAAATCCGTTCATGGCGACAAGGCCATCGTGCTGATTTCCGATGGTAAGGAAACCTGTGACGGCGATCCGGCGACGGTGGCAAAAAAGCTTCGCTCCAAGGGCATTAATATCACCACGCATGTGGTGGGGCTGGGTGTGAAGGATGAGGAGAAGGCGCAGCTTGCCTCTATAGCCATGGCCGGCGGCGGCAAATATTACTCCGCCAACAATGCCGAACAGCTCAAGCAGAGCCTTGCCGAGATCAAGGAAGCAGTGGTCAAGAAGGATTCCAGAATCATCTTCGATGAAGGATTCAATGGCGAATTTCTGTCGGACAAATGGAATATTATCAATCCGGATGAAGACAATATGATCGTAGAGGATGGGTATCTCACAGTATTGCTGCAACCCGGGTGGCCCAGTGAAGGCAAGGCAAAGAATATCGTGGCGTTTACCGGCCGATTGCCTCGTTCCTACGAAGTATACGTTAAGTTCGAAACGGAAATGGTTGATTTCCCGTCATTTCGAGCGTGGGAAACGCAACGTTCAGGAGTAATATTGTACTCCGGTAAAGACAATTTCATTCTTCTGACAACTACAACAGGCCCGGTGAACGAAGGACATCCAGTAAAACTCGCCTTCGACAAGTATAAAAAGGGAAAGTGGCTGCCCGGGTATGCTGTGGTAGTCAGCAGGAAGCGCGGAATGGCAACGTATGAAATCAAGATTCAAAAAAAGAAACACACTTATACTGCTTTCTTCAAGGATGCTAAGGGTAATTGGGTATCAATAGGCGCATTCACGGATCTCAGGGGTAAATACAAACCCGCAATCGTTGCCTTTCGTGCACCCAATGCACGGGAAACAAAGACTAATTTTGATCGATTTGTGATTACCTCACTGGAATAA
- a CDS encoding 2-acyl-glycerophospho-ethanolamine acyltransferase: MDADGYIYKPPSFRDGTYRTSPKDIPLLSRIFPSLIFYPKTILIVFRAAFKAKYSRYDYADWCKSSHGILNALEGVGIRVEITGTNHIREVDGPCVFVANHMSTLETFVLPVIVVPFKETTFAVKESLVRYPVFKHIMISRDPIVLTRTKPREDLVTLLREGTAKLKSGKSIIIFPQTTRRNYFDPKGFNSIGIKLARRAGVPVIPIALKTDAWGCGRIIKDFGKVDPSKKVCFAFGEPIRIKDRGKEEHKRIMEFITAKLQEWKQ, from the coding sequence ATGGACGCTGATGGTTATATCTATAAACCACCGTCATTCAGGGACGGTACGTACAGGACATCTCCCAAAGACATCCCCCTGCTTTCGAGGATATTTCCTTCGTTGATTTTCTACCCGAAAACAATTCTTATCGTCTTCAGGGCGGCCTTTAAGGCAAAATACTCCCGGTATGACTATGCTGACTGGTGTAAAAGCAGTCACGGAATCCTGAATGCCCTCGAGGGTGTGGGCATCAGGGTTGAGATTACAGGCACCAACCACATTCGCGAGGTCGACGGGCCCTGTGTATTTGTAGCCAATCACATGAGCACCCTCGAGACATTCGTCCTTCCCGTTATTGTCGTACCATTCAAGGAGACCACCTTTGCAGTAAAGGAAAGCCTGGTAAGATACCCGGTCTTCAAACACATAATGATTTCACGGGACCCTATTGTTCTTACCCGTACAAAACCCCGTGAGGATTTGGTGACTCTTTTGAGAGAGGGGACTGCGAAGCTCAAGTCCGGTAAATCCATAATAATCTTTCCTCAGACAACAAGGAGAAACTACTTTGACCCTAAGGGCTTTAATTCAATAGGAATCAAGCTCGCAAGAAGGGCCGGGGTTCCTGTAATTCCCATAGCCCTTAAAACAGATGCCTGGGGTTGCGGAAGGATTATTAAAGACTTCGGTAAGGTTGATCCCTCCAAAAAGGTCTGTTTCGCCTTCGGGGAACCTATCCGGATCAAAGACAGGGGCAAGGAAGAGCATAAAAGAATAATGGAGTTTATCACCGCAAAACTTCAGGAGTGGAAACAATAA
- a CDS encoding HDOD domain protein — protein sequence MDGMNRDEIKTRIYSKIDELPTLPLVLPKLLRTLENRNSNVRTVADVISIDPALTSKLLKVANSAYYGFPSEITSLQRAVALLGFNMVRSLALSMSVIDSITGGGKLRSFSEEDLWVHSLVVATLMQEISQKTGNPEEEYEHLFVIGLLHDIGKIVFDLFFNDLFRKAINEGTENARKPLFIAERDLIGMDHGEVGGMLLKRWKFPPVISEPILYHHQDQIPEDIDGKTTSLLKLADSIALKTESAEDPSLGEFLDRFSISEINEEDLRDVLNRLNDSKAKIFAFHRAMV from the coding sequence ATGGATGGTATGAACAGAGATGAAATTAAGACAAGGATATATTCAAAGATAGACGAACTCCCAACGCTTCCTTTAGTACTCCCAAAGCTTCTGAGGACGCTTGAAAACAGAAACAGCAATGTCCGTACGGTTGCAGACGTAATCTCCATTGACCCCGCACTGACTTCAAAGTTGCTGAAGGTCGCCAATTCGGCCTATTACGGATTTCCAAGCGAAATAACAAGCCTTCAAAGGGCTGTGGCACTGCTTGGCTTTAACATGGTGAGGTCCCTTGCACTCTCCATGAGTGTTATAGACAGTATAACGGGGGGCGGGAAGTTAAGAAGCTTCTCCGAAGAAGACCTCTGGGTTCACAGCCTCGTTGTGGCCACTTTAATGCAGGAGATCTCACAAAAGACCGGCAATCCGGAAGAGGAGTATGAGCATCTTTTCGTTATCGGTCTTTTGCACGATATAGGTAAAATAGTCTTTGACCTGTTCTTTAATGATCTGTTCAGGAAGGCAATTAATGAAGGCACCGAAAATGCACGGAAGCCCCTTTTTATTGCCGAAAGGGATCTGATCGGAATGGACCACGGGGAGGTTGGAGGGATGCTCCTTAAGAGATGGAAATTCCCGCCTGTAATAAGTGAACCCATCTTGTATCACCACCAGGATCAGATCCCGGAAGATATCGACGGGAAGACAACCTCTCTCCTTAAACTCGCCGACTCTATTGCCCTAAAGACGGAATCCGCAGAGGATCCGTCTTTAGGAGAGTTCCTGGACAGGTTCAGCATTTCTGAGATAAATGAGGAGGACCTGAGAGATGTCCTTAACCGCTTAAATGATTCTAAAGCGAAAATTTTCGCCTTTCACCGCGCTATGGTGTAA
- the gtfA gene encoding sucrose phosphorylase → MSTKEITSETTAEDETGKNPPLHLKVPDYARPLLNIPSSSYERILKRLSFLYGEEVAEAYMPEVERILRVYHAHLPEELINEEKDFEPENRFTEKDIILITYGNLIRGNDRSPLRTLARFCDNYLEGNINTIHILPFFPYSSDRGFSIIDFETVDPDLGTWEDIEEQKIKYKLMFDGVFNHVSSKSRWFREFINGNSYYRDFFISFGSPDELTPQQRRLIFRPRTSDILTRVQTINGPCYVWTTFSEDQIDLNYKNPDVLMRIIEVLLMYVRRGADIIRLDAVTYLWREPGTRCANLRQTHEIVKLFRDILNMVAPRVALITETNVPQKENLSYVGNGNDEAQMVYNFAIPPLILYTFYSEDSTKLSEWAAGLKEAAKSAIFFNFLDSHDGIGLQGVKDLLSKNEIDFIIKRAGKHGSLVSYRNTENGGKEPYELNITWYSALNREDDEEEDIAFQVKRFVASRVIALVLQGVPGIYLHSMIGTQNDINAVLSTHSNREINRTVIDEAAIYEALKDPLSKVSRINRELGRLISIRTRQQAFHPKADQRILRLSTRVFAVYRTSTAGDQHILTLINITNKVCHLDIHVSKLGIHDTHWYDIVSSMEWMTDGGSLHLTLLPFDVVWLTPLTEAGPSVTP, encoded by the coding sequence ATGAGTACAAAAGAGATCACGTCTGAGACGACTGCAGAGGATGAAACGGGAAAGAACCCGCCACTGCATCTGAAAGTGCCCGACTATGCACGTCCTCTCCTCAATATCCCTTCCAGCTCATATGAGAGAATTCTTAAAAGATTGAGTTTCCTTTACGGAGAAGAGGTTGCCGAGGCCTATATGCCCGAGGTTGAAAGGATCTTGAGGGTCTACCATGCCCATCTGCCGGAAGAGCTGATCAACGAGGAAAAGGACTTTGAACCTGAAAATCGCTTTACCGAAAAGGACATCATACTCATTACCTATGGTAATCTCATCAGGGGCAATGACAGATCTCCACTCAGGACCCTCGCAAGGTTCTGCGATAACTACCTCGAAGGCAATATAAACACAATTCACATACTCCCATTCTTTCCCTACTCATCAGACAGGGGGTTTTCCATAATCGACTTTGAAACGGTTGATCCGGACCTCGGCACATGGGAGGACATAGAAGAGCAGAAAATAAAATACAAGCTCATGTTCGATGGTGTATTCAATCATGTCTCATCAAAGAGCCGCTGGTTCAGGGAATTTATAAACGGAAATTCTTATTACAGGGATTTTTTTATCTCCTTCGGATCCCCCGACGAATTGACACCGCAGCAGAGGCGGTTGATCTTCCGTCCCAGGACATCGGATATCCTTACAAGGGTTCAGACAATAAACGGTCCATGCTATGTATGGACTACGTTTTCAGAAGACCAGATAGACCTGAATTACAAAAACCCTGATGTATTGATGAGAATAATCGAGGTGCTCTTAATGTATGTCCGTAGAGGGGCAGATATAATCCGCCTTGATGCCGTTACATACCTCTGGAGAGAACCCGGAACCAGGTGTGCCAACCTAAGGCAAACTCACGAGATCGTAAAACTCTTCCGTGACATCCTGAATATGGTAGCACCCCGTGTTGCCCTTATAACAGAGACAAATGTGCCCCAAAAAGAGAACTTATCCTATGTCGGCAACGGCAATGACGAGGCCCAGATGGTCTATAACTTTGCAATTCCCCCGCTTATACTTTACACCTTTTACTCGGAAGATAGCACAAAGCTCTCGGAGTGGGCGGCGGGTCTTAAAGAGGCTGCAAAGTCCGCCATCTTCTTCAATTTCCTTGACTCCCATGATGGAATCGGGCTTCAGGGGGTAAAGGACCTGCTATCAAAAAATGAGATCGATTTCATTATTAAAAGAGCGGGAAAACACGGTTCGCTGGTCTCATACAGAAACACGGAAAATGGAGGAAAGGAGCCCTATGAACTGAATATCACGTGGTACAGCGCCCTTAACCGTGAAGACGATGAGGAGGAGGATATTGCCTTTCAGGTAAAGAGATTTGTGGCATCCAGGGTTATTGCGCTTGTTTTACAGGGGGTTCCCGGGATCTATCTTCACAGCATGATCGGTACGCAAAACGATATTAACGCAGTTCTTTCTACCCACTCAAACCGGGAGATAAACCGTACGGTAATTGATGAGGCTGCAATTTACGAGGCATTGAAGGACCCGCTCTCAAAGGTATCCAGAATAAACAGGGAGCTTGGAAGACTGATATCCATAAGGACGAGGCAGCAGGCCTTTCATCCAAAAGCAGATCAGCGGATTCTCCGGCTGTCTACCCGGGTCTTTGCCGTATACCGGACGTCAACGGCTGGAGATCAGCATATCCTGACGCTCATCAATATAACCAACAAGGTCTGCCATCTGGACATTCACGTATCCAAGCTCGGTATCCACGATACACATTGGTACGATATCGTAAGCTCAATGGAATGGATGACGGACGGGGGCTCGCTTCATCTGACCCTCCTTCCCTTCGATGTTGTATGGCTGACGCCCCTGACGGAAGCGGGGCCTTCGGTTACACCATAG
- the adhA gene encoding long-chain primary alcohol dehydrogenase AdhA has translation MTSATGRIVEIRCGSVAYFGIGAIERFSDILNVYRKRGIRRVALITGKNSHKKSGAWDTVRPVLDALQMESAHYEGVIANPTVDRIDEAVKKVVGINPQLVIGIGGGSALDASKAASILLKNPGHDARALYSGAFTPHEALPIVSINLTHGTGSEVDRYAVATIPEKMNKSGIGFDCIYPQYTIDDPRLTLTLPHNQLLYTSLDALNHVIEASTTTLASAYTVMLAREAVELIVKWLPVAIKNPADLDARYWLLYSSVLGGIAIDCSVVHITHPLEHTLSAFKPELEHGLGLCVLLPSVIKAIYPASSEVLAGVLRPIVPELKGDGREGELAARRVQEWLYGMGVTQKLPDIGFSEEDIPDLVRNVHDAQRGGGSLSLSPVPVSDELIESIYRESLSSLR, from the coding sequence ATGACTTCAGCAACCGGCCGGATCGTCGAGATAAGGTGTGGCTCTGTAGCCTATTTCGGTATAGGCGCAATCGAGAGATTCTCCGATATTTTGAATGTCTACAGAAAAAGAGGTATAAGACGGGTCGCCCTGATTACCGGGAAGAACTCTCACAAAAAAAGCGGTGCCTGGGATACGGTAAGGCCCGTGCTCGATGCCCTTCAGATGGAGTCTGCCCACTATGAGGGAGTGATCGCAAACCCTACCGTTGACCGGATCGACGAGGCGGTAAAAAAGGTGGTGGGTATAAACCCTCAACTGGTTATCGGTATTGGCGGCGGAAGCGCGCTTGATGCCTCAAAGGCGGCATCAATACTGCTTAAGAATCCGGGTCATGATGCGAGGGCGCTTTATAGCGGAGCCTTCACCCCCCATGAGGCCCTCCCCATTGTCTCCATTAACCTCACCCATGGCACGGGTTCCGAGGTGGACCGCTATGCAGTTGCCACCATCCCCGAGAAAATGAATAAATCAGGGATAGGCTTTGACTGCATATATCCCCAATACACAATCGATGACCCCCGCCTTACATTGACACTTCCCCATAATCAGCTCCTTTACACCTCCCTTGACGCCCTGAATCACGTTATTGAGGCATCTACCACAACGCTCGCATCGGCCTATACGGTGATGCTCGCCCGTGAGGCAGTGGAATTGATTGTAAAGTGGCTGCCGGTGGCGATTAAAAATCCCGCCGATCTCGATGCCCGGTACTGGCTTCTTTATTCATCGGTCCTCGGCGGTATAGCGATCGACTGCTCTGTTGTGCATATCACCCATCCCCTTGAACATACCCTCAGTGCATTCAAGCCGGAACTTGAGCACGGCCTCGGCCTTTGTGTGCTTCTTCCCTCTGTTATCAAGGCTATCTATCCTGCTTCATCAGAGGTCCTGGCAGGGGTCCTGAGACCCATCGTCCCTGAACTCAAGGGTGACGGCAGGGAAGGCGAACTTGCCGCCCGAAGGGTGCAGGAGTGGCTCTATGGCATGGGTGTGACGCAGAAACTCCCTGATATCGGGTTTTCGGAGGAGGATATACCGGATCTCGTAAGAAACGTTCACGATGCTCAGAGAGGGGGAGGTTCCCTCAGTCTTTCGCCGGTTCCGGTTTCAGATGAACTGATTGAGAGTATCTACAGGGAGTCTCTCTCTTCATTGAGGTAA